From the genome of Phytohabitans rumicis, one region includes:
- a CDS encoding CoA-acylating methylmalonate-semialdehyde dehydrogenase, translating to MKTIEHWIGGKATAGASTRTAPVWNPATGQQQAQVVLGTAGDVDDAVRAARAAFADWSQSSLSRRAKVLFAFRELVNRHIDDLAEVVSDEHGKVVSDARGEVQRGLEVVEFACGIPHLLKGDFSDQVSTGVDSYSFREPLGVVAGITPFNFPVMVPMWMHPIAIACGNTFVLKPSERDPSASVLVAQLWAEAGLPDGVFNVVHGDKESVDALLDHPDVAAVSFVGSTPIARYIHQRGTANGKRVQALGGAKNHAIVLPDADLDYASDHLVASAFGSAGERCMAISATVAVGDAGAALVEAVSAKAAAVKVGPGRDATSEMGPVVTSAARDRIVGFIDSGERQGARITVDGRGLVVPGYEDGFFVGPTVVDEVTPGMDVYREEIFGPVLSVLRAETVDHAIRLVNANPYGNGTAIFTSSGEAARRFQRGVQVGMIGINVPIPVPMAYYSFGGWKDSLFGDKHVHGPEGISFYTRAKVITARWPHVSHPAGASYHFPTSS from the coding sequence GTGAAGACGATAGAGCACTGGATCGGCGGCAAGGCCACGGCCGGCGCGTCGACCCGTACCGCACCGGTGTGGAACCCGGCCACCGGACAGCAACAGGCGCAGGTCGTCCTCGGCACCGCCGGCGACGTCGACGACGCGGTACGCGCGGCCCGTGCCGCGTTCGCGGACTGGTCCCAGTCGTCGCTGAGCCGGCGGGCCAAGGTGCTCTTCGCGTTCCGCGAGTTGGTCAACCGGCACATCGACGACCTCGCCGAGGTCGTCAGCGACGAGCACGGCAAGGTGGTGTCCGACGCCCGCGGCGAGGTCCAGCGCGGGCTGGAGGTGGTCGAGTTCGCCTGCGGCATCCCGCACCTGCTCAAGGGCGACTTCTCCGACCAGGTCTCCACCGGCGTCGACTCGTACTCCTTCCGCGAGCCGCTGGGCGTGGTCGCCGGCATCACGCCGTTCAACTTCCCGGTGATGGTGCCGATGTGGATGCACCCGATCGCCATCGCCTGCGGCAACACGTTCGTGCTCAAGCCCAGCGAGCGCGACCCGTCCGCCTCGGTGCTGGTGGCGCAGCTGTGGGCCGAGGCCGGCCTGCCCGACGGCGTCTTCAACGTCGTGCACGGCGACAAGGAGTCGGTCGACGCGCTGCTCGACCACCCCGACGTGGCCGCGGTGTCCTTTGTGGGCTCCACGCCCATCGCCCGCTACATCCACCAGCGCGGCACCGCGAACGGCAAGCGCGTGCAGGCCCTCGGCGGCGCCAAGAACCACGCCATCGTGCTGCCGGACGCCGACCTGGACTACGCCTCCGACCACCTGGTCGCGTCGGCGTTCGGCTCGGCGGGGGAGCGGTGCATGGCGATCTCGGCGACCGTGGCGGTCGGCGACGCCGGCGCCGCGCTGGTCGAGGCGGTCAGCGCGAAGGCGGCCGCGGTGAAGGTCGGGCCCGGGCGGGACGCGACCAGCGAGATGGGCCCGGTCGTCACCAGCGCGGCCCGGGACCGGATCGTCGGGTTCATCGACTCGGGTGAACGCCAGGGCGCGCGGATCACGGTGGACGGCCGCGGGCTGGTCGTCCCCGGGTACGAGGACGGCTTCTTCGTGGGGCCGACCGTCGTCGACGAGGTCACCCCGGGGATGGACGTCTACCGCGAGGAGATCTTCGGCCCGGTGCTGTCCGTGCTGCGGGCGGAGACCGTCGACCACGCGATCCGGCTCGTCAACGCCAACCCGTACGGCAACGGCACGGCCATCTTCACCTCCAGCGGCGAGGCGGCGCGGCGGTTCCAGCGCGGCGTCCAGGTGGGAATGATCGGCATCAACGTGCCGATCCCGGTGCCGATGGCGTACTACTCCTTCGGCGGTTGGAAGGACTCGCTCTTCGGCGACAAGCACGTGCACGGTCCGGAGGGCATCTCGTTCTACACCCGCGCGAAGGTGATCACCGCGCGCTGGCCGCACGTCTCGCACCCGGCGGGCGCCAGCTACCACTTCCCCACATCAAGCTGA